One segment of Gammaproteobacteria bacterium DNA contains the following:
- a CDS encoding transposase, translated as MLSFLAAPEMIGVTSMCRFWQGNEAVYHRFLHFCRSKAYDLETLLATWQGYVWRQAVAVQVAGRAVLLGDHTLVVKDGGRMPGVVSLHDASETQHKPSYFRGHCWGAIGVVVGALDACFCLPLALRMHQGFCHLGQVEPTSPQRGADPSLPERVVQMALTLTIDQDGPAFLVLDAFFSIAGVFRLAQSVYSIALKQPYLVIVARAKKNYVAYFPATPKPAGRPGPQPRYGEKVHLIEVFDYPQGFDEVECCVYGQRERVRLMSVPLLWKPLGDALLFIFAITSRGPLVLMCSDLSLSPITALELYCVRTRIEILFAVLKQLLGAFCFHFWTSHLPRHARRPTRNRSLKAPVIERQPTVAACWQAYEVFVFCAVVAQGLLQLIALRFGPEVWQQHRFYLRTRSRDLPSEKTVRQVLAPQVIKPLLDLPPNSLIAQIRHAFQGTTEEEPADPPSIV; from the coding sequence GTGTTGAGCTTTCTCGCCGCCCCGGAAATGATCGGGGTGACGTCAATGTGCCGGTTCTGGCAGGGGAATGAAGCGGTCTATCACCGGTTTCTGCATTTCTGTCGCTCCAAAGCTTATGATCTAGAGACCCTGTTGGCGACGTGGCAGGGTTATGTGTGGCGTCAGGCCGTCGCCGTCCAGGTGGCCGGGCGGGCTGTCTTGTTGGGTGATCATACGCTGGTGGTCAAGGATGGGGGGCGTATGCCAGGCGTCGTGTCGTTACATGACGCTTCAGAAACCCAGCACAAGCCATCGTACTTCCGCGGGCACTGCTGGGGCGCGATCGGGGTGGTGGTTGGCGCACTCGATGCTTGTTTTTGTTTGCCTTTAGCCCTGCGCATGCATCAAGGCTTTTGCCATTTAGGTCAGGTGGAACCGACTTCACCCCAAAGGGGCGCGGACCCGAGCCTGCCCGAGCGGGTGGTGCAGATGGCCCTGACGTTGACCATCGATCAGGATGGCCCCGCATTTTTAGTCTTGGATGCCTTTTTCTCGATCGCGGGGGTCTTTCGCTTGGCCCAATCCGTTTATTCCATCGCCTTGAAGCAACCGTATTTGGTGATCGTGGCCCGGGCCAAGAAAAATTACGTCGCCTATTTTCCGGCGACCCCGAAGCCGGCCGGCCGGCCCGGACCACAACCCCGTTATGGCGAGAAAGTCCATCTGATAGAAGTTTTTGATTATCCACAAGGTTTTGACGAGGTCGAGTGTTGCGTCTATGGCCAGCGGGAACGGGTGCGGTTGATGAGCGTCCCCTTACTCTGGAAGCCCCTCGGCGACGCCCTCCTGTTCATCTTCGCGATCACCTCGCGCGGCCCTTTGGTCCTCATGTGCTCCGATCTGAGCCTCTCACCCATCACCGCGTTGGAACTCTATTGTGTCCGCACCCGCATCGAAATTCTGTTCGCGGTATTAAAGCAGCTCCTGGGCGCTTTTTGTTTTCACTTCTGGACTTCACACCTACCACGCCATGCCCGCCGTCCGACCCGGAATCGGTCGCTCAAGGCCCCGGTGATTGAGCGTCAGCCCACGGTCGCCGCCTGTTGGCAAGCCTATGAAGTCTTCGTCTTCTGCGCCGTGGTCGCCCAAGGCTTGTTGCAGCTGATCGCTCTGCGCTTTGGCCCTGAAGTCTGGCAACAACATCGGTTCTATCTGCGCACCCGTTCCCGCGACCTGCCCTCGGAGAAAACAGTCCGGCAAGTCCTCGCTCCTCAGGTGATCAAACCACTTCTCGATCTCCCACCAAACAGTCTCATCGCGCAGATCCGACACGCTTTCCAAGGTACCACGGAGGAGGAACCGGCCGACCCGCCTTCGATCGTCTGA